In Xyrauchen texanus isolate HMW12.3.18 chromosome 35, RBS_HiC_50CHRs, whole genome shotgun sequence, one DNA window encodes the following:
- the LOC127629150 gene encoding neurogenic differentiation factor 4-like produces MMTKPYGKPGDVTELVSSLGWMEEDLSSQDGDGTPEIGGHYALNRSNHGPVELGSEDMEEEDDEDEEEVGLDGENAPKRRGPKKKKMTKARQERFRTRRVKANARERSRMHGLNDALDNLRRVMPCYSKTQKLSKIETLRLARNYIWALSEVLENGQSPESHGFVEMLCKGLSQPTSNLVAGCLQLGHSTMLLNNLDDKCGVPGGQQGHPISYPSPGLPSPPYGSLEASHLLHLKGFKGAAYENSSTNECSNGTPPYDGPLTPPLSVSGNFALKQEPSPHKTERNFTPHPTHAVHYLSSHPYPPSSLAGLSALQGHTLFPGSRYELPLDIAFEPFAPSHMVTSQMNTIYSE; encoded by the coding sequence ATGATGACCAAACCTTATGGAAAGCCAGGAGATGTGACTGAGCTGGTCAGCTCCCTTGGATGGATGGAGGAGGACCTCAGCTCACAGGATGGTGACGGGACACCTGAGATAGGAGGTCACTATGCACTGAATAGGAGCAATCATGGACCTGTGGAACTGGGCAGTGAGGATATGGAGGAAGAGGATGATGAGGACGAAGAAGAGGTTGGTCTTGATGGAGAAAATGCACCCAAGCGGAGAGGTcctaaaaagaagaaaatgacCAAAGCCAGACAGGAACGATTCCGCACGCGCCGCGTCAAGGCCAATGCCAGGGAACGTTCACGCATGCACGGGCTGAATGATGCATTGGACAACTTGCGGCGCGTAATGCCTTGTTACTCAAAGACCCAGAAGCTTTCCAAAATTGAGACTCTGAGGCTGGCTCGCAACTACATCTGGGCACTCTCCGAGGTTCTGGAGAATGGCCAGTCACCTGAGAGCCATGGCTTTGTGGAGATGTTATGCAAGGGGCTTTCACAACCTACCAGCAATTTAGTGGCTGGCTGCCTACAATTGGGACATTCAACCATGCTGCTCAACAACCTAGATGACAAGTGTGGAGTACCAGGAGGTCAGCAGGGTCACCCCATTAGCTATCCCTCACCAGGACTGCCCAGTCCACCCTACGGCTCACTGGAGGCCTCACACTTGCTACATCTGAAGGGCTTCAAGGGGGCTGCGTATGAGAACTCTTCAACCAACGAATGTAGCAATGGCACACCACCTTATGATGGCCCTCTTACACCACCTCTTAGTGTCAGTGGCAACTTTGCCCTGAAGCAGGAGCCTTCACCTCACAAGACAGAGAGAAACTTTACGCCTCACCCAACCCATGCCGTCCATTATCTATCCTCACACCCCTACCCACCCTCTTCCTTGGCGGGTCTTTCAGCTCTTCAGGGTCACACACTATTCCCAGGCTCCCGGTACGAGCTTCCTTTAGACATAGCATTTGAGCCGTTTGCCCCTTCACACATGGTGACATCACAGATGAACACCATTTACAGTGAATGA